A segment of the Candidatus Zixiibacteriota bacterium genome:
AGTTCATTAATAAGGGGTTAGAAATAGCACCGGATGATATTTATCTTCTTACTTTTTTAGCTGATGCCTACCGTTATCAAAGAAGGTTCGATCAGGCTTTGGATGTTTATCAGAAGACACTGAGATATTATCCGAATGACCCCACAGTATCTTACTATATTGGTGGTTGGGTATATTACTCTAAGGGGGAGTATGATAAAGCCATCGAAATCTTCGAAAAATCGATGCAGCAGGGCGAGTCAGAATTTATGGTTCTGGTCTATATCGGGGCTGCTTATCGACATAATGGGGACAAGGAAAAAGCGAAAGCCTTTTTTGATTCTTCTATTTCCGTTTGCAAAAAGGTTTTAGAAGAAGAACCGGAAAATGCTTCAGCCCTTTCGAATCTCGGGCTGACTTACGCTTTTTTAGGTAATAAAACTGAGGCTATAGAAAGAGGAGCACTGGCTATGAAGTATGATGAAGGTGCTGAGCCGGTATATAACCTGGCTCTGATTTATGCTATTCTTAAGGACAATGATTTAGCTCTGAAGAATCTGGAACAAGCCTGGGAGAAGGATCCCTCCTACATCGATATCGCAGACTTAGAGCCTGATTTTCAAGGACTAAAGAACAGTCCAGTGTTTCAAAAACTTCTAAAAAGAAATATTAATTAAATACTAGTGTTAAGCCGTCAACTAACCCTTTTTGAAGATGAGAGGAAGAAAGTTTTATCCAGAGAAGACTTCTAATCTTAGAACAGTCTAATAAGCTTGAAAAGTATAAGGGCAGACACACAGGCCTGCCCCTACATTCATTAACCGTCTCATTTCATAATCTAAAGTTTTTGATATTTCACCTCTCCCTTTTTCAATCTTCTGTTTTTTTTAACAAACAGGTGGTGGTCCTCCTTTGAAGAGATAATTGACCAGATAAACCATATCACTTACCGTCATCTGTCCATCCCCATTAGCATCCCCGCAGGTAAGATATGGCGCTGGTGGGCATTGCGGCGCAGGGCCACCTTTAAACAGATAATTACTCAAATAAACTACATCCGAAACGGTAACATTGCCATCCCCGTTCGCATCACCGCAAGCATATGGCCAGGCCCAACCCACCACTTTAGCGTAAATATCAGCGCTATCATTGCGACTATCCTTCCAGGTGAAATAGATATTAGAGCCATTCATGCCAACTGAAGGCTTATACTGAGCATATGCACTATACAATGAATTGGCAACTAGGTAATTCAACCCAAACGGACTACCAGACGATTTATATCTCTGGGCATAAGCGTCAGGGCTACCACCACCAAGTTTGCGATTATCCTCCCAGGTGATAATAAAGTCGCCCGAACCATTTATGGCAATATCAGGATAAAGTTGTTGAGCAATTCCGGTATTATCATTTACTTTGAAGTTAGAGCCTTGGGGAGTACCTGAAGAGTTATAGCGCTGAGCTAGGATATTAGAGATACCACTAGAAATGAAGTCCTCCCAGGTAATGACAAAGTTACCTGAACTATTCATGGCAATAGCGGGATACCATTGAGTGGTTCCGGCATTAGTATTGACTTTGAAGTTTGAGCTCTGGGGAGTGCCTGAAGAGTTATAGCGCTGGGCATAGATATCAGCATAACTAGCTGAGCGGTAATCCATCCAGGTGATGACAAAGTTGCCTGAACCATCCATGGCAACATCAGGGAAATATTGAGGGAGAGTTCCGACATCATCATTGACCTTAAAGTTAGGGCCCTGGAGGGTGCCCGAAGAGTTATAGCGCTGGGCATAGATATCAGCATTACTAACTGAGCGGTAATCGTACCAGGTAATGACAAAGTTGCCTGAACCATCCATGGCTATTTTAGGATACCATTGATTCTGGGTTGTGGCGTCACTATTCACCTTAAAGTTAGGGCCCAGAGGGGTGCCCGAAGAGTTATAGGCCTGAGCGTAGATGTCAGCGTTAGTACTACCAGAACGGTAGTCCATCCAGGTGATGACAAAGTTGCCTGAACCATCCAGGGCAATATCAGGATGCCTTTGGTCAGCAGTACCATTATCATCATTCACCTTGAAGTTAGAGCCCTGAGGGGTGCCCGAAGAGTTATAGCGCTGGCAGTAGATATCGGCGTTGCCGTTGGGATAGTCTTCCCAGGTGATGACAAAGTCACCTGAACCATTTACGGCAATCGCGGGAACATCCCCAAGGGTAATTCTAGTATCAGTGTTCACCTTGAAGTTTGAGCCCTGGGGAGTGCCCGAAGAGTTATAGCGCTGGGCATAGATATCAGCATTACTAACTGAGCGGTAATCGTCCCAGGTAATGACAAAGTTGCCTGAACCATTCATGGCAATTGCAGAAGACGCTTGAGTAGCAGTTCCAGCATCATCATTCACCTTGAAATTTGTGCCTAAAGGAGTGCCTGAAGAATTGTATCTCTGAGCAAAGATGTCAAGGTTGCCATTGCGATAATCCTGCCAGGTAATCACAAAGTTGCCCGAACCATCCATAGAAATAGCAGTGTAATACTGGGCAGCAGTTCCAGCATCATCATTCACTTTGAAGTTTGTGCCCAAAGGAGTGCCTGAAGAATTATATCTTTGAGTATAGATGTCAAGGTTGCCATTGCGTCTATCCCCCCAGGTAATCGCAAAGTTGCCCGAACCATTCATAGCTATAGCAGGATAACTCTGTTCAGTAGTTCCAACATCATCATTCGCTTTGAAGTTTGTGCCTAAAGGCGTGCCTGAAGAATTGTATCTCTGAGCATAGATATCCCAGTTGCCATTGCGGTAATCCTGCCAGGTAATCACAAAGTTGCCCGAACCATCCAGAGCTATGGCAGAGGTAAACTGTTCAGTAGTTCCAATATCATCATTCGCTTTGAAACTTGCGCCTAAAGGAGTGCCGGAGGAATTGTATCTTCGAGCATAGATATCCCCGTTGCCATTGCGGTAATCCGTCCAGGTAATGACAAAGTTGCCCGGACCATCCAGAGCTATGGCAGGCATAGTGTGCAAGCCAGCTCCAACATCATCATTCACCTTGAAATTTGTGCCTAAAGGGGTGCCTGAAGAGTTGTATCTTTGAGCATAAATGTCAACACCACCATTGCGTAAATCCTGCCAGGTAATTACAAAGCTGCCCGCACCATCCAGAGCTATAGCAGGGTTACGCTGGTCAGCAGTTCCAACATCATCATTCACCTTGAAATTTGTGCCTAAAGGGGTGCCTGAGGAATTGAATCTCTGGGCGTAGATGCCCCAGTTGCCATTGCGCTTATCCTGCCAGGTGATGATAAAGTTACCTGAACCATCGGTGGCAATGGCTGAATTATTTTGATCAGTAAGCCCGGCATTACTATTTACTTTGAAATCATCAATTATCGTCAGAATCGTCCTTCTCTGTTCTTGGCTCAGAGCGGCTCCATTTCCATTATAGACTGGAATCTCCATCCCCCTGTAGTTCAGCTTGTCTTTTTCACCCTTTTCCTGGATGAGTTCTATCTTCCTTTCTCTCTCCCTTACCTGGTCTTGACCAGATCCAAAAGTCAGCCCGGGCAAAAAAGAGGACGTTACTAACAAAATCCCCACCAAAATAAATAGTGACCTGAACTTCATGTTTCCTTCCTCCTTCTCTAAATAAGATTTGTCAAGATTCAACTTTACT
Coding sequences within it:
- a CDS encoding dockerin type I domain-containing protein; this translates as MKFRSLFILVGILLVTSSFLPGLTFGSGQDQVRERERKIELIQEKGEKDKLNYRGMEIPVYNGNGAALSQEQRRTILTIIDDFKVNSNAGLTDQNNSAIATDGSGNFIITWQDKRNGNWGIYAQRFNSSGTPLGTNFKVNDDVGTADQRNPAIALDGAGSFVITWQDLRNGGVDIYAQRYNSSGTPLGTNFKVNDDVGAGLHTMPAIALDGPGNFVITWTDYRNGNGDIYARRYNSSGTPLGASFKANDDIGTTEQFTSAIALDGSGNFVITWQDYRNGNWDIYAQRYNSSGTPLGTNFKANDDVGTTEQSYPAIAMNGSGNFAITWGDRRNGNLDIYTQRYNSSGTPLGTNFKVNDDAGTAAQYYTAISMDGSGNFVITWQDYRNGNLDIFAQRYNSSGTPLGTNFKVNDDAGTATQASSAIAMNGSGNFVITWDDYRSVSNADIYAQRYNSSGTPQGSNFKVNTDTRITLGDVPAIAVNGSGDFVITWEDYPNGNADIYCQRYNSSGTPQGSNFKVNDDNGTADQRHPDIALDGSGNFVITWMDYRSGSTNADIYAQAYNSSGTPLGPNFKVNSDATTQNQWYPKIAMDGSGNFVITWYDYRSVSNADIYAQRYNSSGTLQGPNFKVNDDVGTLPQYFPDVAMDGSGNFVITWMDYRSASYADIYAQRYNSSGTPQSSNFKVNTNAGTTQWYPAIAMNSSGNFVITWEDFISSGISNILAQRYNSSGTPQGSNFKVNDNTGIAQQLYPDIAINGSGDFIITWEDNRKLGGGSPDAYAQRYKSSGSPFGLNYLVANSLYSAYAQYKPSVGMNGSNIYFTWKDSRNDSADIYAKVVGWAWPYACGDANGDGNVTVSDVVYLSNYLFKGGPAPQCPPAPYLTCGDANGDGQMTVSDMVYLVNYLFKGGPPPVC